One stretch of Jiangella gansuensis DSM 44835 DNA includes these proteins:
- a CDS encoding DUF6343 family protein, translated as MTQDGEPRPLDPSDHEPTGTEPVQARSAYRLRLAFAAVGFALGIAGIIGFGRLMTDDRDPSVMWLLVLSALVVVTAALDIAVILRRRIP; from the coding sequence GTGACCCAGGACGGCGAGCCGCGGCCGCTGGATCCCAGTGACCATGAGCCGACCGGCACCGAGCCGGTCCAGGCGCGGTCGGCCTACCGTCTGAGGCTCGCCTTCGCGGCGGTCGGTTTCGCGCTCGGCATCGCCGGGATCATCGGGTTCGGCCGGCTGATGACGGATGACCGGGACCCGTCGGTGATGTGGTTGCTGGTCCTCAGTGCCCTGGTCGTCGTGACCGCGGCACTGGACATCGCCGTCATCCTCCGCCGGCGCATTCCGTAG
- a CDS encoding NADH-quinone oxidoreductase subunit D, producing MRFTPAGDDSADDPYAGVRETTEGPVYTVTGEDWDDVVNAAVVGEERIVVNMGPQHPSTHGVLRLILELDGETVTEARCGIGYLHTGIEKNMEYRTWTQGVTFVTRMDYLSPFFNEAAYVLGVEKLLGITDQVPDRATVLRVMLMELNRVSSHLVALATAGMEMGALTIMTMGFRERERTLDVFELITGLRMNHGYFRPGGVAQDLPPGAVEAVREYLGWMWDHLGQYEALLNENQIFKGRTVGIGYLDLQACMALGVTGPVLRSTGLPWDLRKSQPYCGYETYEFDVPTRDTCDAYGRYRIRIEEMKESLKIVEQCLDRLEPGPVMVGDKKIAWPAQLAIGSDGLGNSLDHIRHIMGESMEALIHHFKLVTEGFRVPAGEVYVPVESPRGELGAHVVSDGGTRPWRVHVRDPSFNNLQAVPAMCEGGMIADVIVAVASIDPVMGGCDR from the coding sequence GTGAGGTTCACCCCCGCCGGCGACGACAGCGCCGACGACCCGTACGCGGGCGTCCGTGAGACCACCGAGGGCCCGGTGTACACCGTCACCGGCGAGGACTGGGACGACGTGGTGAACGCCGCGGTGGTGGGTGAGGAGCGCATCGTGGTCAACATGGGCCCGCAGCACCCGTCCACGCACGGTGTGCTCCGGCTGATCCTCGAGCTCGACGGCGAGACCGTCACCGAGGCGCGGTGCGGCATCGGCTACCTGCACACTGGCATCGAGAAGAACATGGAGTATCGGACGTGGACCCAGGGGGTCACGTTCGTGACCCGCATGGACTACCTGTCCCCGTTCTTCAACGAGGCCGCCTACGTGCTGGGTGTCGAGAAGCTGCTCGGCATCACCGACCAGGTCCCGGACCGGGCGACGGTGCTGCGGGTGATGTTGATGGAGCTCAACCGGGTCTCCTCGCATCTGGTGGCGCTCGCGACCGCGGGGATGGAGATGGGCGCGTTGACGATCATGACGATGGGGTTCCGTGAGCGTGAGCGGACGTTGGATGTGTTCGAGTTGATCACCGGTCTGCGGATGAACCACGGGTACTTCCGGCCCGGCGGGGTGGCGCAGGATCTGCCGCCCGGTGCGGTGGAGGCCGTCCGTGAGTATCTGGGGTGGATGTGGGACCACCTTGGGCAGTACGAGGCGCTGTTGAACGAGAACCAGATCTTCAAGGGCCGCACAGTCGGGATCGGCTACCTGGACCTGCAGGCGTGTATGGCGCTGGGTGTCACGGGCCCGGTGCTGCGCTCGACGGGCCTGCCGTGGGATCTGCGCAAGTCGCAGCCGTACTGCGGCTACGAGACCTACGAGTTCGACGTCCCGACGCGTGACACGTGTGACGCCTATGGGCGTTATCGCATCCGCATCGAGGAGATGAAGGAGTCGTTGAAGATCGTCGAGCAGTGCCTGGACCGGCTGGAACCGGGGCCGGTGATGGTCGGTGACAAGAAGATCGCGTGGCCGGCTCAGCTGGCCATCGGCAGCGACGGTCTCGGGAATTCGCTGGACCACATCCGGCACATCATGGGTGAGTCGATGGAGGCGCTGATCCACCACTTCAAGCTGGTCACCGAGGGCTTCCGGGTCCCGGCCGGCGAGGTGTACGTGCCGGTGGAGTCGCCGCGCGGGGAGCTGGGCGCGCACGTGGTGTCCGACGGCGGTACCCGGCCGTGGCGGGTGCATGTTCGCGACCCGTCGTTCAACAACCTGCAGGCGGTGCCGGCGATGTGTGAAGGCGGCATGATCGCCGACGTCATCGTGGCCGTCGCGAGCATCGACCCGGTGATGGGCGGGTGCGACCGGTGA